Proteins co-encoded in one Arachis hypogaea cultivar Tifrunner chromosome 13, arahy.Tifrunner.gnm2.J5K5, whole genome shotgun sequence genomic window:
- the LOC112737526 gene encoding probable beta-1,3-galactosyltransferase 2 — translation MSWKNRGEFLPSRSIVTQRWALLLCVASFCAGMLFTNRMWTVPEPKGLARSTSTESEKLNVVSEGCNSRILQETQDIYKEAFKGHGSLQNLDKTISNLEMELAAARAAQESIRSGAPVPDDIRMSESSGKRKYLMVVGINTAFSSRKRRDSVRATWMPQGEKRKRLEEKGIIMRFVIGHSATSGGILDRAIEAEDRKHGDFLRLNHVEGYLELSAKTKTYFSTAVNLWDADFYVKVDDDVHVNIATLGDTLARHRSKQRVYIGCMKSGPVLSQKGVRYHEPEYWKFGENGNKYFRHATGQLYAISNDLATYISINQNVLHKYANEDVSLGSWFIGLDVEHIDDRRLCCGTPPDCEWKAQAGNICVASFDWSCSGICRSADRMKEVHRRCGEGENVLWSASF, via the exons ATGAGTTGGAAAAACAGGGGAGAGTTTCTTCCTTCTAGAAGCATTGTAACTCAAAGATGGGCACTTTTGCTTTGTGTCGCAAGTTTCTGTGCTGGGATGCTCTTCACAAACAg GATGTGGACTGTTCCTGAACCGAAAGGACTTGCGCGATCAACATCGACAGAATCCGAAAAATTGAATGTAGTTTCGGAGGGTTGCAATTCGAGAATT TTGCAAGAGACTCAAGATATTTATAAGGAAGCTTTCAAGGGTCATGGTTCCTTGCA AAATTTGGACAAGACTATTTCAAATTTGGAGATGGAATTGGCTGCTGCAAGGGCTGCTCAAGAATCAATAAGAAGTGGCGCTCCTGTTCCAGACGATATCAGGATGTCCGAATCATCCGGGAAGCGAAAGTACCTAATGGTTGTAGGTATTAACACTGCATTCAGCAGCCGGAAAAGAAGAGACTCGGTTCGTGCCACCTGGATGCCACAAG GTGAGAAAAGGAAAAGGCTGGAGGAGAAGGGCATTATTATGCGCTTTGTAATTGGTCACAG TGCTACATCAGGGGGTATCCTGGATAGAGCTATTGAAGCAGAGGACAGAAAGCATGGAGATTTCTTGAGGCTG AATCATGTGGAAGGATACCTTGAATTGTCGGCAAAGACAAAGACATACTTTTCGACTGCTGTTAACTTATGGGATGCTGACTTCTATGTCAAAGTCGATGATGATGTTCATGTAAATATAG CAACACTGGGAGATACTCTAGCTAGACACCGATCAAAACAGAGGGTATACATTGGATGCATGAAATCTGGACCTGTACTATCTCAAAA AGGAGTAAGGTACCACGAACCGGAATATTGGAAGTTCGGTGAGAATGGAAACAAGTACTTTCGTCACGCCACAGGGCAGTTGTATGCCATTTCAAACGATTTGGCTACTTACATTTCAATTAACCA GAATGTTCTTCACAAGTATGCCAATGAGGATGTGTCGCTTGGATCATGGTTTATTGGACTCGATGTGGAGCATATCGATGATCGAAGACTCTGCTGTGGCACTCCTCCAG ACTGTGAATGGAAGGCTCAGGCAGGCAACATTTGCGTCGCTTCGTTCGATTGGAGCTGCAGTGGAATCTGCAGGTCTGCGGATCGGATGAAAGAGGTACATAGAAGGTGTGGAGAAGGTGAGAATGTTTTGTGGAGTGCCTCTTTCTAG